In Kitasatospora sp. NA04385, a single genomic region encodes these proteins:
- a CDS encoding DUF4259 domain-containing protein, producing the protein MGTWDIGAFDSDHAGEFGTEVGNARPGRRGAVIEERLMRFNAAPEPDYYLRDEAIAAAALVAAQCPGGPDGSAPYWPRVKIPQLPAHLRPLAATALDKVLAGVQDDMELWCRTGNREKGEQWLEGIEDLRRVLDPHTPHTVAYTPAPPLPTEVGTLAVHRALGVDRIRALSGAGSSGPLGSLVRQLGRAALRLDAAHKSVQTAVEHTVQELDGVRQRLQDAAADSEGEFHPRDVPSFAVPAALAAAMAQRAERHRHLQDLIGLYRELSAPHPAAGRAAAARASTRTSSRTAPSPAAQTVLPVPASDTARRH; encoded by the coding sequence TTGGGAACCTGGGACATCGGCGCGTTCGACAGCGACCACGCCGGAGAGTTCGGCACCGAGGTCGGCAACGCCCGGCCGGGGCGCCGAGGCGCCGTCATCGAGGAGCGCCTGATGCGCTTCAACGCCGCGCCCGAACCCGACTACTACCTGCGCGACGAAGCCATCGCCGCCGCGGCCCTGGTGGCCGCGCAGTGCCCCGGCGGACCGGACGGCAGCGCCCCGTACTGGCCCCGGGTGAAGATCCCGCAACTCCCGGCGCACCTGCGCCCGCTGGCCGCCACCGCCCTCGACAAGGTGCTGGCCGGCGTGCAGGACGACATGGAGCTCTGGTGCCGGACCGGCAACCGAGAAAAGGGCGAGCAGTGGCTGGAGGGGATCGAGGACCTGCGAAGGGTCCTCGACCCGCACACCCCGCACACGGTCGCCTACACGCCTGCGCCGCCGCTGCCCACCGAGGTTGGCACCCTCGCCGTCCACCGGGCGCTCGGCGTCGACCGGATCCGCGCCCTGTCCGGCGCGGGAAGCAGCGGCCCGCTGGGCTCACTGGTCCGGCAGCTCGGCCGGGCCGCGCTGCGGCTGGACGCGGCGCACAAGAGCGTCCAGACGGCCGTGGAGCACACGGTGCAGGAACTCGACGGCGTCCGGCAGCGCCTCCAGGACGCCGCCGCCGACTCCGAGGGGGAGTTCCATCCGCGCGACGTGCCCTCCTTCGCGGTCCCCGCCGCGCTCGCAGCGGCCATGGCCCAGCGGGCCGAGCGCCACCGGCACCTGCAGGACCTGATCGGCCTGTACCGGGAGCTGTCCGCCCCGCATCCCGCCGCCGGCCGTGCGGCAGCCGCACGGGCCTCCACCCGCACTTCCTCCCGAACCGCACCCAGCCCCGCGGCGCAGACCGTGCTGCCCGTCCCGGCATCCGACACCGCCCGGCGCCACTGA
- a CDS encoding HAD family hydrolase, whose translation MTHRTTTGSTSRIHLVWDWNGTVRDDLDDHVAALNATLPRIGGPLIDTATYRALHAVPIRGFYDTLVGRTITDEEWSRSNKEFLDVLHRRPVRLRAGVRQLMLGLRAAGHRQSLLSLAPHDRLLAEVEQVGIGGLLERIDGRTGEPAHSKAPALAAHLAALGVEPSRALVIGDSLDDAVAAQEVGAVAVLHTGGLHSAERLAAAGVPLADTLREAAEMGIALLNSRPGVGR comes from the coding sequence TTGACCCACCGCACCACCACCGGCTCGACGTCCCGCATCCATCTCGTGTGGGATTGGAACGGGACGGTCCGCGACGACCTCGACGACCACGTCGCGGCCCTCAACGCAACGCTGCCCCGCATCGGCGGCCCCCTGATCGACACCGCCACCTACCGGGCGCTGCACGCCGTCCCGATCCGCGGCTTCTACGACACGCTGGTCGGCCGGACGATCACCGACGAGGAGTGGAGCCGCAGCAACAAGGAGTTCCTCGACGTGCTCCACCGGCGGCCGGTGCGCCTGCGCGCCGGGGTCCGCCAGCTCATGCTGGGCCTGCGAGCGGCCGGCCACCGCCAGAGCCTGCTCTCCCTGGCCCCGCACGATCGGCTGCTGGCCGAGGTCGAGCAGGTCGGGATCGGAGGGCTGCTGGAGCGGATCGACGGCCGAACCGGAGAACCGGCGCACTCCAAGGCCCCGGCCCTGGCCGCCCACCTGGCCGCCCTCGGCGTCGAGCCGAGCCGCGCCCTGGTGATCGGCGACAGCCTCGACGACGCCGTCGCCGCCCAAGAGGTCGGCGCCGTCGCCGTGCTGCACACCGGCGGCCTGCACAGCGCCGAGCGCCTGGCCGCCGCCGGCGTCCCCCTCGCCGACACCCTGCGCGAAGCCGCCGAGATGGGCATCGCCCTCCTGAACAGCCGCCCGGGGGTGGGACGGTGA
- a CDS encoding MFS transporter: protein MAPIALLLTVRAEHGPVLLGAALASLYALASAIGQPLLGRLVDRTRLVPVAAATAALSTTAFALLAASGCTAHPAAAAVLAVLAGAATPPLEAAMRAMWPRLLPRPEEQRAAFTLDSVSQELLFVIGPLTATILAQLASPASALAVCAVATAAGTAAVAAQQPSRRTPPAAHREVHWTGALRSRGLLLLLAAMFFLGVNLGAFNVLALTLADATGSTWLAGLLPATVSVGSLAGGLLFARSPWPHPPSRQLLYAAAGFALCGLPLLLVTSPPFVLAVSLCPGLYLAPLVATAFLLADRLALPGTATEAAAWLIAVIGLGQAAGSAAAGRLAALGTTGAACVPVMAAVLVAAILAARHDLLTPTTPMEKPA from the coding sequence ATGGCGCCGATCGCCCTGCTGCTCACCGTCCGGGCCGAGCACGGCCCCGTCCTGTTGGGCGCCGCCCTCGCCTCGCTCTACGCCTTGGCGAGCGCGATCGGCCAGCCGCTGCTCGGCCGGCTCGTCGACCGCACCCGCCTGGTGCCCGTCGCCGCCGCCACCGCCGCGCTCTCCACCACCGCGTTCGCCCTGCTCGCCGCCTCGGGTTGCACCGCCCACCCGGCCGCCGCCGCGGTGTTGGCCGTGCTCGCCGGAGCCGCGACCCCGCCGCTGGAGGCCGCGATGCGTGCCATGTGGCCCCGCCTGCTGCCCCGGCCCGAGGAACAGCGCGCCGCGTTCACTCTCGACAGCGTCAGCCAGGAGCTGCTCTTCGTCATCGGGCCCCTGACCGCGACCATCCTCGCCCAACTCGCCTCACCCGCCAGCGCCCTGGCGGTGTGCGCGGTCGCCACGGCGGCGGGCACGGCGGCCGTCGCCGCGCAGCAACCCTCCCGCCGCACGCCACCGGCGGCCCACCGCGAGGTGCACTGGACGGGAGCGCTGCGCTCGCGCGGACTGCTGCTCCTGCTGGCCGCGATGTTCTTCCTCGGCGTCAACCTCGGCGCGTTCAACGTGCTCGCGCTCACCCTCGCCGACGCCACCGGCAGCACCTGGCTGGCCGGACTCCTGCCCGCCACCGTGTCCGTCGGAAGCCTGGCCGGCGGGCTCCTCTTCGCCCGCTCGCCCTGGCCGCACCCGCCCAGCCGTCAACTCCTCTACGCTGCAGCCGGATTCGCCCTGTGCGGTCTGCCGCTGCTGCTCGTCACCTCCCCGCCGTTCGTCCTCGCCGTCAGCTTGTGCCCCGGCCTCTACCTCGCCCCGCTGGTGGCCACCGCGTTCCTCCTCGCCGACCGGCTCGCCCTGCCCGGCACCGCGACCGAGGCCGCCGCCTGGCTGATCGCCGTGATCGGCCTCGGCCAGGCGGCCGGCTCCGCCGCTGCCGGCCGCCTCGCCGCTCTGGGCACTACCGGCGCCGCCTGCGTCCCGGTGATGGCCGCCGTCCTGGTCGCCGCGATCCTCGCCGCCCGCCACGACCTCCTCACCCCCACCACCCCTATGGAGAAGCCCGCTTGA
- a CDS encoding DUF4913 domain-containing protein, whose product MSTSPPDDPPERGQVTAETLAEWRATLAALQAERDSLAIVADRLAQDYDEGDDDLLDLELDLGPGFDGADGAEGESVSLTILAFDDASLAEEVRTMTPWVDHILLSAYGAEIASGRPWCTRWPEHDEALARIHHCWLAWQELTDSRSGATGPSVWQRDHLEPLLLKLRSPDGPFGACTTNPDHPHHRLLPTPPHTDLSSLPVAGQPRASV is encoded by the coding sequence TTGTCCACCTCACCTCCCGACGACCCGCCGGAGCGCGGCCAGGTCACCGCCGAGACGCTCGCCGAGTGGCGCGCGACCCTGGCTGCGCTCCAGGCGGAGCGGGACTCGCTGGCGATTGTGGCCGACCGCCTCGCCCAGGACTACGACGAGGGCGACGACGACCTCCTGGACCTGGAGTTGGACCTCGGCCCCGGCTTCGACGGCGCCGACGGAGCCGAGGGCGAGTCCGTGTCGTTGACCATCCTGGCCTTCGATGACGCGTCCCTCGCCGAGGAGGTCCGCACGATGACCCCTTGGGTGGACCACATCCTGCTGTCCGCCTACGGGGCGGAGATCGCCTCCGGCCGGCCGTGGTGCACCCGGTGGCCCGAGCACGACGAGGCTCTCGCCCGCATCCACCACTGCTGGCTGGCCTGGCAGGAGCTGACCGACTCCCGCTCCGGGGCGACCGGCCCGAGCGTGTGGCAGCGCGACCACCTGGAGCCGCTGCTTCTCAAGCTCCGCTCCCCGGACGGCCCGTTCGGCGCGTGCACGACCAACCCGGACCATCCGCACCACCGGCTGCTGCCGACCCCGCCGCACACCGACCTCTCCTCGCTGCCCGTCGCCGGGCAGCCCCGCGCCAGCGTCTGA
- a CDS encoding DNA cytosine methyltransferase yields the protein MSADLPGPRIGSLCSGYGGLDLGVQAVLGGSIAWHADPAPAAAAILEHHWPGVLNLGDIETVDFRTVEPVCVLVAGFPCTDVSVAGTRRGLAEGTRSGLWHTIARAISTLRPCLVVLENVRGLLSTAAHSPAADGDVEFCPWCLGETGAEHPLRALGAVLGDLALRGYDARWQVLPASAVGAPHRRERVFLTAWPADAECPGLQGPGHAPGEPGACGAAAHPHLQLGHDRGQSASGPAQGGRARPEPLGPGGAPAADPARVRQGQGRAEPAREPGRPDDVERRGEDAADTEGRRRRDAGSPRRRGLPAAAVAGGAADVGLEAGGVGRWGEYTAAIARWEYVTRPAPAPVDSRGRLTPEFVEWVMGLEEGWVTQITGLSRSAKLTALGNGVVPQQAAMAMELLTPGIPLCGNHRIP from the coding sequence GTGAGCGCCGACTTGCCGGGGCCGCGGATCGGCTCGCTGTGCTCCGGCTACGGCGGCCTGGACCTAGGCGTCCAGGCCGTCCTGGGCGGCAGCATCGCCTGGCACGCCGACCCCGCCCCGGCCGCCGCCGCGATCCTCGAACATCACTGGCCGGGCGTCCTGAACCTGGGCGACATCGAGACGGTCGACTTCCGCACCGTCGAGCCGGTGTGCGTGCTCGTCGCCGGCTTCCCGTGCACCGACGTCTCCGTGGCCGGCACCCGGCGCGGCCTGGCCGAGGGCACCCGTTCCGGGCTGTGGCACACCATCGCCCGCGCCATATCAACTCTCCGACCCTGCCTGGTGGTTCTTGAAAACGTCCGCGGCCTCCTGTCCACCGCCGCCCATTCCCCGGCAGCCGATGGCGACGTGGAATTCTGCCCGTGGTGTCTGGGAGAAACAGGAGCTGAGCATCCTCTGCGGGCACTCGGTGCCGTACTCGGAGACCTGGCCCTGCGCGGGTACGATGCGCGCTGGCAGGTGCTACCCGCAAGCGCCGTCGGAGCCCCCCACCGCCGCGAGCGCGTCTTCCTCACCGCCTGGCCTGCCGACGCCGAGTGCCCGGGACTTCAAGGGCCCGGACACGCGCCGGGAGAGCCTGGGGCATGTGGTGCTGCTGCTCACCCCCACCTCCAACTTGGGCACGATCGGGGGCAGTCAGCATCCGGACCTGCGCAGGGCGGGCGGGCACGGCCCGAACCTCTCGGACCTGGTGGAGCACCTGCTGCCGACCCCGCGCGCGTCCGGCAGGGCCAAGGGCGGGCCGAACCGGCGCGGGAGCCGGGGCGACCTGACGATGTCGAGCGCCGCGGCGAGGATGCTGCCGACACCGAGGGCCGGCGACGCCGGGACGCCGGGTCGCCGCGGCGGCGGGGGCTTCCGGCCGCCGCTGTCGCAGGTGGCGCTGCCGATGTGGGCCTCGAAGCCGGGGGAGTCGGCCGCTGGGGGGAGTACACCGCCGCCATCGCCCGATGGGAGTACGTGACCCGCCCCGCACCGGCCCCGGTGGATTCGCGAGGGCGCCTCACCCCGGAGTTCGTGGAATGGGTCATGGGCCTCGAAGAAGGGTGGGTGACGCAGATCACAGGGCTTTCCAGATCTGCGAAACTGACCGCCCTCGGCAACGGAGTCGTTCCCCAACAGGCGGCCATGGCAATGGAATTGCTGACACCGGGAATTCCTCTGTGCGGGAATCACCGAATTCCTTGA